The DNA window AAGCCTCGACCAGCCGCCGGCTCTGCAGGAGGTTGTGATGGGCCACCTCGATCTCATTTTCCGCTTGATTGACGGTCTTATCCAAGTCCGCCTGAGCGGATTGCACCGCCACCTCGGCTTGGACGATCGCACCTTGGTTCCGGTTGAACAGGGGCAGCGGCACGCCGAAGTTGAGGAGGCCCATCTGCTGGTTGTCCGGACCGCGAGGCCCCTGCACCGAATAGCCGGCCCCTACCGTCACGTCGGGAAACCGGTAGGCCTTGGCCAGCTTCAAATCGGCTTCCCGCTGCGAAAACGAGGAGCGTTTCGATCGAATGTCCGGACGCATTTGGATGGCCGCAAACCGCAGCTTGCCGATGTCGGGATCGACCCGCCGATAGTCCAATTCCGTGGTCAGCTCCACGCGAGTCCCGGCGGAGATCCGCAAGAGCTGGCGCAGGTCGGCCCGCGCCGACTCAGCCTCCTGTATCGCGCCGATGACCTGCGACTGAAAGTCCACCATCTGCAGCCGGATCCGGATCAGATCGATCTCGGCGATATAGCCTTTCTTGAAACGAATCGTGTTCACATCCAGGATGCGCGCGAACCGGTCACGATTCTCTTCCGCCAAGGCCAATCGGCGTTGAGCCAGCTGCACACGGAAGTAGGCATCTTTGACGGCAAAACTCAGTTGGCGCACGGCATCCTCGAAATCCGCTTCGCTGGACTGCACCCCGTAGGCGGCGCTTTCCACGCGGAACCCGCGTTTGCCGGCCGTTTCGAACAGCTGCTGCACCTGGCTGGTAATTGCGCCGGTAGTGGCGGGGTTGTTCCCCTGCGTAAACGAGGCCACATTGCCGACCTGCAGCGTGGGATTCGGCAGGAGCCGGGCGGTGATCTGCTGGCCTTTGTTGGATTCGATGCCGTATTTGGCGATCAGGAGGTCGAGATTCTGTTTCAGGAAGAGGGCGAGTGCCTCACCGAGACTCAACCGCACGGCGCTGGGTAGTACCGAACTCGGCGCGGGCCCTTCGGCGGCGTTGAGTAGGATCGGGAAAGAAATGGAGACCGTGCCGATCGCAATCAGCAGCAGGATGCGGGCGATGCCAAAGCGACTGCCCCTGGCGTGACCGGAAACTCCGCAACCTTGGCGGACGATGAAGGACTTCAAATCGCCTCCCTGTCGGCAGCCCCACGCAAAACCGCGACATTATACTGACTTTCCCTTGCCATGGAAACAACGGATAGAGCCGAATGGAATTAGCGCATCTTCAGCTCCGTCCAGGCCCGATCATAGAGGCGAACCGCCTTCCCCACGTCGCGCATCCATTCCAACCGGCCCAAATCATCGACCGCCGGGTACACCGCCACGTTGGCCCGAACCTCCGGCGTCACACGTTCACGCGCATCGCGGGACGCAGAGGCAAATTTGAGCCGTTCCGACGTGCGGGCGGCGATCTCCGGTTCCATCAGAAAATTGATGAACTTCATCGCCAGCCGTTTGGAGGGTGCGCCCTTCAACACGACCAGGCAGTCGGCCCAGACCGTCGCTCC is part of the Nitrospiraceae bacterium genome and encodes:
- a CDS encoding TolC family protein, giving the protein MKSFIVRQGCGVSGHARGSRFGIARILLLIAIGTVSISFPILLNAAEGPAPSSVLPSAVRLSLGEALALFLKQNLDLLIAKYGIESNKGQQITARLLPNPTLQVGNVASFTQGNNPATTGAITSQVQQLFETAGKRGFRVESAAYGVQSSEADFEDAVRQLSFAVKDAYFRVQLAQRRLALAEENRDRFARILDVNTIRFKKGYIAEIDLIRIRLQMVDFQSQVIGAIQEAESARADLRQLLRISAGTRVELTTELDYRRVDPDIGKLRFAAIQMRPDIRSKRSSFSQREADLKLAKAYRFPDVTVGAGYSVQGPRGPDNQQMGLLNFGVPLPLFNRNQGAIVQAEVAVQSAQADLDKTVNQAENEIEVAHHNLLQSRRLVEAYLAGVLDDARSTFTIVERAYERGGATILDLLDAARTSRTIQQNFIEALFSYQHNLFQLESAVGQEVSS